In the genome of Streptomyces sp. NBC_00259, the window GCTGATGGACGTCGCCAGGCCGGAGTTGTGGCGGGTCGCCGACGGGCAGCAGCTCTTCGCCGTCGAACAGGGCCATGTGCCGGGAGCGGGCGGACCCGCCGTACTGGTCAGCGGCGCGCTTCCCGAAGGGCGCTCGCCGGCCGGACGGCCCGGTCGGATACGCCCCCTGTACCGGCGGCCCGGCGGACGTGAACCCAATCTCGCGCCGGGCGTGCTGGAGGCCCTCCGGGAACGCCACGGCGCCGGCGTCGGGCCCGAGGACGTGCTCGCGTGGACAGCCGCCGCCGGCCGCTCCACGGCCAAGGGCTGTGTGGTGCCCTTCACCTCGGACCCCGCGGTCTGGGCGCGCGGCGTGGAGCTGGGGCGGCGCCTCGTCGGCATCCAGCTCAGAGGCGCCCGGGACGGCGAGCGGCCGAGGCTCCCCGGCGGCCGGCGGCCCTATGTGCGGGCCGCGCTCCCGGCACGGCCGAAGGCGATGGCGTACGACTCCGACGAGGAGGCGCTGCTCCTCGACGAGGGACGGATCTCTCCGGTGCCGGCGGAGGCGTGGGACTTCCGGGTGGGCGGGGTGCGGGTGCTCGAGCACTGGTTCGAGCGGCGGACGACGGAGCCGGAGCCGGGCACGCTGGAGGCGATCCGGCCCGCCGTATGGCCCCAGGAGTGGACGTCGGAGCTGCTGGAGCTGATCACCGTCCTCGCGCTGCTGGCCCCGCTGGAGGACCGGCGGCCGGCGCTGGCCGAGGAGATCGACCGCACCGGGCCGGGCGACCTGCGCCTCGCGCCGGTGCCGGGGGCCGCCAGGCGGCCCGCCTCGGTGCTCGACCACCACGAGGAGGGCCCGGAGGGGCAGTTCGCGCTGCTCTAGGCGCGGGTGGCCGCCAGGACGGCGCGACGACCCGGCCGAACCGGGCCGGGGGTGACAAAGGTGTCGTCTACACGATAGGTACGGCTGTCATGAGCCAGCCGCTGCCCCTCGAAGGCATCACCGTCGTCGCTGTCGAACAGGCCGTGTCGGCTCCGTTCGCCACCCGCCAGCTCGCCGACCTCGGTGCCCGCGTCATCAAGGTGGAGCGCCCCGACGGCGGGGACTTCGCCCGCGGCTACGACACCGCGGCCAACGGGCTCGCGTCGCACTTCGTCTGGTGCAACCGCGGCAAGGAGTCCCTCGCCGTGGACCTCAAGGACCCGCGCGGCCTGGAGGTGGTGCGCCGGCTGATCGCGGACGCGGACGTCTTCGTGCAGAACCTGGCGCAGGGCGCCGCCGCCCGGCTCGGCCTGGACGCCGCCACGCTCTGCGCCGCGCATCCACGGCTGGTCGCGGTGGACATCTCCGGATACGGCGCGGACGGGCCGTACGCGCACAAGCGGGCGTACGACATGCTCGTCCAGTGCGAGGCGGGGCTGGTGTCCGTGACCGGCACCGCGGAGCAGCCGGTGAAGGCGGGCATTCCGGCGGCGGACGTCGCGGCGGCGATGTACGCCTTCTCCGGGGTGCTGGCGGCGCTGCTGCGGCGGGGCACGACCGGGCGCGGCGGGCCGGTGGAGATCTCGATGCTGGAGTCGCTCGCGGAGTGGATGGGGCATCCGCTGCACCACGGGATGCACGGGGGCGAGGCCCCGGCGCGTA includes:
- a CDS encoding type ISP restriction/modification enzyme translates to MLLDDLMPWSTGPLRLGRGWVVAPDARTLRSRWDTLVAATGEERAALFGETRARSLDSSVAALPGQATGTGRFAKEHGHCPEPVRIVHGAFDEQWIVPDHRLMDVARPELWRVADGQQLFAVEQGHVPGAGGPAVLVSGALPEGRSPAGRPGRIRPLYRRPGGREPNLAPGVLEALRERHGAGVGPEDVLAWTAAAGRSTAKGCVVPFTSDPAVWARGVELGRRLVGIQLRGARDGERPRLPGGRRPYVRAALPARPKAMAYDSDEEALLLDEGRISPVPAEAWDFRVGGVRVLEHWFERRTTEPEPGTLEAIRPAVWPQEWTSELLELITVLALLAPLEDRRPALAEEIDRTGPGDLRLAPVPGAARRPASVLDHHEEGPEGQFALL
- a CDS encoding CaiB/BaiF CoA transferase family protein, which gives rise to MSQPLPLEGITVVAVEQAVSAPFATRQLADLGARVIKVERPDGGDFARGYDTAANGLASHFVWCNRGKESLAVDLKDPRGLEVVRRLIADADVFVQNLAQGAAARLGLDAATLCAAHPRLVAVDISGYGADGPYAHKRAYDMLVQCEAGLVSVTGTAEQPVKAGIPAADVAAAMYAFSGVLAALLRRGTTGRGGPVEISMLESLAEWMGHPLHHGMHGGEAPARTGVAHAVISPYDAYPTADGGQVLLSVQNDREWQRLAEQVLGRPELGADPAFATNKARTANRGRTDAVVAQALARLDTAQAVARLEAAGIACARLNTVADLAAHPQLAARDRWRDVASPVGPLRAMMPPITFPGGPEPRMGAIPELGEHTDALLHEAGLTPRRRAELHRDGVVVTHRVPSDRPE